A region from the Kribbella shirazensis genome encodes:
- a CDS encoding glycosyltransferase: protein MAVLQTTVKAVLRRHWLLVLFLTLGLVLRILATVAYRPAIIYTDSVQYLTNMGKLSPDQLNPIGYDFVLGPLVWIGGLTFVVIVQHLAGLLLGVAIYALARRLTVYRWLSAFAAAPILLDAYQVQIEQNIMAETTFDVILVAILWLLLAKGVPGWRKAALVGVLVGAAFTVRAIGLVLLIAVVLYLIVVGNAWRKRRMDVVRRTAAAVAGFAVVFAAYAGYYRADTGRWGFTGAENQVLYGRTATVANCETLPLNEGTRLFCPKEPLGQRLGVDKYAHNHYGDPNWPGPLPPGTTKRELATEFAHLVIKHQPVDVTWAVLKDFAKGFAPTRTSSPNDVPLDRWQFQLEYPGLKDPNTAKAAVKWGGSEPQVAHVPAVILRAYQLHGGYASGTLLALCLLLALAAVARGRALRSAALFPAAAGVVLLLGSAAFEFSWRYQLPGLIFFPLAGAIGLRALLGKDQARPAMADYPDAVDAAAAKDFGRKELAPVVVVIAAYNEAGGIGPVLTNMPRTCAGLPVDVLVVVDGSTDNTAEVAREHGAYVCVAPSNRGQGAALRLGYHLAAQGGARYVVTTDADGQYDNDELETLLEPILLDRADFVTGSRRLGAEDADSRLRWVGVRVFAVLASILTRKKLTDTSFGFRAMRAELATAVTLREPQYQSSELLLGALALGARVVELPMTMRRRGDGNSKKGPGVVYGANYGRVMTTTWLREYVLRRGHRTPAQASWRTRSDRTVRT from the coding sequence CCATCGGGTACGACTTCGTGCTGGGCCCCCTGGTGTGGATCGGCGGCCTCACCTTCGTCGTCATCGTCCAGCACCTCGCCGGCCTACTCCTCGGCGTCGCGATCTACGCCCTGGCCCGCAGGCTCACCGTCTACCGCTGGCTGTCCGCGTTCGCCGCCGCACCGATCCTGCTCGACGCCTACCAGGTCCAGATCGAGCAGAACATCATGGCGGAGACCACGTTCGACGTGATCCTGGTGGCGATCCTCTGGCTGCTGCTCGCCAAGGGCGTTCCCGGCTGGCGGAAGGCGGCGCTCGTCGGCGTACTGGTCGGCGCCGCGTTCACGGTCCGTGCAATCGGCCTCGTCTTGCTCATCGCGGTCGTGCTCTACCTGATCGTGGTCGGCAACGCCTGGCGCAAACGCCGCATGGACGTCGTACGCCGTACCGCTGCCGCTGTGGCCGGCTTCGCCGTCGTGTTCGCCGCGTACGCCGGGTACTACCGCGCCGACACCGGCCGCTGGGGCTTCACCGGCGCCGAGAACCAGGTCCTGTACGGCCGGACCGCTACGGTCGCCAACTGCGAGACGCTGCCACTCAACGAGGGCACGCGACTGTTCTGCCCCAAGGAACCGCTCGGCCAACGCCTGGGCGTGGACAAGTACGCCCACAACCACTACGGCGACCCGAACTGGCCGGGCCCCCTTCCGCCAGGTACTACGAAGCGTGAGCTGGCGACCGAGTTCGCGCATCTCGTCATCAAGCACCAGCCCGTCGACGTGACCTGGGCAGTGCTGAAGGACTTCGCGAAGGGCTTCGCGCCGACACGCACCAGCTCACCCAACGACGTACCGCTGGACCGCTGGCAGTTCCAGCTCGAGTACCCCGGGCTCAAGGACCCCAATACCGCAAAGGCTGCAGTGAAATGGGGAGGGTCTGAGCCACAGGTCGCCCACGTACCTGCGGTCATCCTGCGTGCGTACCAGCTGCACGGCGGCTACGCATCCGGCACACTGCTTGCCCTTTGCCTACTGCTTGCTCTTGCTGCAGTAGCGCGAGGTAGAGCCCTCCGCTCGGCCGCACTGTTCCCTGCAGCCGCCGGTGTGGTCCTTCTACTCGGCTCAGCCGCCTTCGAGTTCTCCTGGCGCTACCAACTGCCCGGACTGATCTTCTTCCCACTGGCGGGTGCCATCGGCCTCCGCGCGCTGCTCGGCAAGGACCAGGCGCGACCTGCGATGGCGGACTACCCGGACGCCGTGGATGCCGCAGCAGCCAAGGATTTCGGCCGGAAGGAGCTCGCACCGGTCGTCGTGGTCATCGCGGCGTACAACGAGGCCGGTGGCATCGGCCCCGTGCTCACCAACATGCCGCGGACCTGCGCCGGCCTGCCGGTCGACGTCCTGGTCGTGGTGGACGGGTCGACCGACAACACCGCCGAGGTCGCTCGCGAGCACGGGGCGTACGTGTGTGTTGCCCCGAGCAACCGTGGTCAGGGCGCCGCGCTCCGGCTCGGGTATCACCTCGCAGCGCAGGGCGGGGCGCGGTACGTCGTCACGACCGACGCGGACGGCCAGTACGACAACGACGAGCTCGAGACGCTTCTCGAGCCGATCCTGCTCGACCGGGCCGACTTCGTCACCGGATCCCGCCGTCTCGGGGCGGAGGACGCGGACAGCCGGCTGCGGTGGGTCGGCGTTCGCGTGTTCGCAGTACTCGCGTCGATCCTGACCCGGAAGAAGCTGACCGACACGTCGTTCGGGTTCCGCGCGATGCGGGCCGAGCTGGCCACCGCGGTGACGTTGCGCGAACCGCAGTACCAGTCGTCGGAGTTGTTGCTCGGTGCGCTCGCGCTCGGCGCCCGCGTGGTCGAGCTGCCGATGACGATGCGGCGCCGCGGCGACGGCAACAGCAAGAAGGGCCCCGGCGTGGTGTACGGCGCGAACTACGGGCGTGTGATGACGACTACGTGGCTACGGGAGTACGTTCTTCGGCGGGGTCATCGGACGCCGGCGCAGGCTTCTTGGCGAACACGTAGCGATCGAACAGTACGAACTTGA
- a CDS encoding GtrA family protein, whose translation MRALTEIRARRGTWLLWAKYSAASVVATILSQAAFALCYWFGTTPLIATLVAWVTGTVPSYLINRHWTWGHRSPSGRDLLPYAIIVVVSAVLAAIVTTVTDNLVQDRIASHAWQTAVVSASYLGTYGVLFILKFVLFDRYVFAKKPAPASDDPAEERTPVAT comes from the coding sequence ATGCGCGCACTCACCGAGATCAGAGCTCGCCGCGGCACATGGTTGCTGTGGGCGAAGTACTCGGCCGCCTCCGTAGTCGCGACGATACTCAGCCAAGCGGCGTTCGCGCTCTGTTACTGGTTCGGCACGACGCCGCTGATCGCGACCCTGGTCGCCTGGGTGACCGGCACGGTGCCGAGCTACCTGATCAACCGGCACTGGACCTGGGGCCACCGCAGCCCGAGCGGCCGCGACCTGTTGCCGTACGCAATCATCGTGGTGGTGTCCGCCGTCCTCGCGGCGATCGTCACCACGGTCACCGACAACCTGGTCCAGGACCGGATCGCCTCGCACGCCTGGCAGACTGCCGTGGTCAGCGCCTCCTACCTGGGCACGTACGGCGTGTTGTTCATCCTCAAGTTCGTACTGTTCGATCGCTACGTGTTCGCCAAGAAGCCTGCGCCGGCGTCCGATGACCCCGCCGAAGAACGTACTCCCGTAGCCACGTAG
- a CDS encoding NAD-dependent epimerase/dehydratase family protein, translating to MRVLVLGGDGYLGWPTALHLSDRGHDTAVLDNLARRGYDRELGVQSLVPIEDLESRVKAWEEVSGTAIPSYVGDLLDADFVYRVLREFRPDAIVHFAEQRAAPYSMIDREHAVYTQHNNVVGTLNLMYAIAEINPDIHLVKLGTMGEYGTPNIDIEEGWLEVEHNGRKDRMLYPKKPGSFYHLSKVHDSHNLEFGCRIWGMRVTDLNQGVVYGQQTDQTVRDPRLATRFDYDAVFGTVLNRFVIQAVLGEPLTVYGSGGQTRGFLDIRDTVECIRLAVENPADAGEFRVFNQMTESYSVSQLADLVAESFPGPVQVEHLENPRVEQAEHYYNVKHTGLVGLGLQPHLLSETLIESMFDIVSANKDRVDPAALLPTVRWQGHLKR from the coding sequence GTGCGTGTACTCGTCCTTGGCGGTGACGGCTACCTGGGGTGGCCCACCGCGCTGCACCTCTCCGATCGCGGCCATGACACGGCCGTGCTCGACAACCTGGCCCGGCGCGGTTACGACCGCGAGCTGGGCGTCCAGAGCCTGGTCCCGATCGAGGATCTCGAGTCCCGGGTGAAGGCTTGGGAGGAGGTCTCCGGTACGGCGATCCCGTCGTACGTCGGCGACCTGCTCGACGCCGACTTCGTCTACCGGGTACTGCGCGAGTTCCGGCCCGACGCCATCGTGCACTTCGCCGAGCAGCGCGCCGCGCCGTACTCGATGATCGACCGCGAACACGCTGTGTACACGCAGCACAACAACGTGGTCGGCACGCTGAACCTGATGTACGCGATCGCCGAGATCAACCCGGACATCCATCTGGTCAAGCTCGGCACGATGGGTGAGTACGGCACGCCGAACATCGACATCGAGGAAGGCTGGCTGGAGGTCGAGCACAACGGCCGCAAGGACCGGATGCTCTACCCGAAGAAGCCGGGCTCGTTCTACCACCTCAGCAAGGTGCACGACTCGCACAACCTCGAGTTCGGCTGCCGGATCTGGGGGATGCGCGTCACCGACCTCAACCAGGGCGTGGTGTACGGGCAGCAGACCGACCAGACCGTGCGGGACCCGCGGCTGGCGACCCGGTTCGACTACGACGCCGTGTTCGGCACGGTGCTCAACCGGTTCGTCATCCAGGCGGTGCTCGGCGAGCCGTTGACCGTCTACGGCAGTGGCGGGCAGACCCGCGGCTTCCTGGACATCCGCGACACCGTCGAGTGCATCCGGCTCGCGGTGGAGAACCCGGCGGACGCCGGCGAGTTCCGGGTCTTCAACCAGATGACCGAGAGCTACTCGGTGTCCCAGCTCGCCGACCTCGTCGCCGAGAGCTTCCCCGGTCCGGTCCAGGTCGAGCACCTGGAGAACCCGCGCGTCGAGCAGGCCGAGCACTACTACAACGTGAAGCACACCGGGCTGGTCGGCCTTGGCCTGCAGCCGCACCTGCTGTCGGAGACGCTGATCGAGTCGATGTTCGACATCGTGTCCGCCAACAAGGACCGCGTCGACCCGGCCGCCCTGCTACCGACGGTCCGCTGGCAGGGTCACCTCAAGAGGTGA
- a CDS encoding VOC family protein, with protein MSHKYALKGVVLDAPDPRELGEFYSRLLGWDLNAHDDTWVTVRDPDGTTGLSIQLEPKYQPPTWPSEQNIQQMQLHLDIQVDDLESAHRRAMDAGARLMEFQPQPDVRVYADPVGHIFCLFTS; from the coding sequence ATGAGCCACAAATACGCGTTGAAAGGCGTCGTACTGGACGCGCCCGACCCGCGGGAGCTCGGCGAGTTCTACAGCCGGCTGCTCGGCTGGGACCTGAATGCCCACGACGACACGTGGGTCACCGTCCGGGATCCGGACGGCACAACCGGATTGTCGATCCAGCTGGAGCCGAAGTACCAGCCGCCGACCTGGCCGAGCGAGCAGAACATCCAGCAGATGCAGCTGCACCTGGACATCCAGGTGGACGATCTGGAGTCGGCGCACCGACGAGCGATGGACGCCGGGGCGCGGCTGATGGAGTTCCAGCCGCAGCCCGACGTCCGGGTGTACGCCGACCCCGTCGGTCACATCTTCTGTTTGTTCACCTCTTGA
- a CDS encoding methyltransferase domain-containing protein, producing MSFLERIEGRPGAAELRAASYRMLALKRGATCVDVGCGAGHAVAELVKKGLKVTGIDPDPEAVEAARERAPGAMFHVAHSGELPLEDGSMDGYRALRLFHLLEDPVPTIAEAHRVLRPGGRIVVGGQDYGFVLIDSSDQDLTDVIRLGLESRTVSPRAARTLRDVLLDAGFHDVEVNVHTEVVTDYKLIAQQLRAAAAAAVEKALITQDDADSWLAEQSRRGRRDRFLAVLPTLLVGAQR from the coding sequence ATGAGTTTTCTGGAGCGGATCGAGGGCCGGCCCGGGGCGGCTGAGTTGCGCGCGGCGTCGTACCGGATGTTGGCACTGAAACGTGGAGCGACCTGCGTCGATGTCGGGTGCGGGGCGGGGCATGCGGTGGCGGAGCTGGTGAAGAAGGGCCTGAAGGTGACCGGGATCGACCCGGATCCCGAGGCGGTCGAGGCGGCCCGGGAGCGTGCGCCGGGAGCAATGTTTCACGTGGCACATTCCGGCGAGCTGCCGCTCGAGGACGGGTCGATGGACGGGTACCGCGCGCTGCGGCTGTTCCACCTGCTCGAGGATCCCGTCCCGACGATCGCCGAGGCACATCGGGTACTGCGTCCCGGCGGGCGGATCGTCGTGGGCGGGCAGGACTACGGATTCGTGCTGATCGACAGCTCCGACCAGGACCTGACCGACGTGATCCGGCTCGGCCTCGAGTCCCGCACGGTGTCCCCGCGTGCGGCCCGGACGCTGCGTGACGTGCTGCTCGACGCTGGCTTCCACGACGTCGAGGTCAACGTCCACACCGAGGTCGTCACGGACTACAAGCTGATCGCCCAGCAGTTGCGGGCCGCCGCCGCTGCCGCGGTCGAGAAGGCGCTGATCACACAGGACGACGCCGACAGCTGGCTCGCCGAGCAGTCCCGCCGCGGCCGCCGCGACCGTTTCCTCGCCGTACTCCCGACGCTTCTTGTCGGCGCGCAGCGCTAA